The following is a genomic window from Nymphaea colorata isolate Beijing-Zhang1983 chromosome 3, ASM883128v2, whole genome shotgun sequence.
tctcCTTTGCGAAATGCATCAGAACCTTCAAGGCAACCATACaccaaaatattattaaaaagaaatcgATGGACAACTTCCTATATGCTTGTATTATATGATtggcttttgcttttttctttttttttaaaaaaaaaaaaatcattctttgCTTGATGGACCTGTCTACAATGGAAAAACTCCAACTCTGAAGTGGGTTTGCCCTTGTCAAGGTGAAACACCCGCCAAGATGCATCAGAGTCATATCGTTTTGGACGTCCTGCTGATGATGGCGTGCGTGTTAGGAAGCAGATAAATTGTGACTTAATCTGGTTGAGCAAGAGGTTTACAATTCGAATTCGCCGCTTGAAAAAGAGCCGATAGGCTGAACACGTTTGCCGGTGGTTTCCTTTTTGGCAGCACAAAGAATTGATGCATGGAATTGGACAtgtcatttttaaaagatttagGTTAGGTTGACCGAAAATGGTGTTATTAAAAAATTCTgatttccttaaaaaaaaaaaaaaaaaaaagcggttTCGTACACGAGTGAAAAAACTACTACAAATGCATTTAACATTTGAATGGGCGACTGAAGCACATTTAAGCTTGAATGTCTTTCACTGACCTTTTTGTTATGTGTATCTATATTTTGATTAGTACATAACATTgtaaaaaaaacttgataatttttaaattctgtttttattacaaatttaaaactttttaatgtAGGATTAAAAGTGTTTTTCTGGATTTTCCTTAATTACTGACAGAATCAATGAATTCAGAAACAAGGCAAGGATTACTCTCGGTGACTACTggtaatatatgttttttttatcttataatcggataatttttttttcttaaaacaaatatttttagaacttatgtttcaagaatactgttttttttttcaggaaacaGGGTTTCATTATTTATAGATGATGACCATAAAtccaaaaatcaacataagcatagcatattttatgaatcaaaaaaaaaaaaaaaaccttgaaacacatgccccttttttttgttcaaaaaacaCGATCTTCttcttataataaaaaatacccAGGGTGGAAACAGCTTCCTTCAAAAAAACAGTCAGGATGAGGCTGGATCGACTCACATTAGCCTAGATAACTTGTGTTAGcttgttttaataaaaattacttttcaaaatttaaattttatgtttCGAAGGAAATACAGGTCAATGCACAATTTACATAAGTTTTCAAGGTTTCCAATCAAAGTGGAGTCCTAAATTTACAACATTGCACTGGAGAAAATAATTATAAAGTAGCTCGCGTGGGCAAAATGGATAGGGTACAAGTTGATAGAAATTTCGAATTAAATTTATGTATCTAAATATGGCATGATGAGAATAACTACATTTTAAATCTAATCCATAGCtgattcttctttttgaatTACTAATTTTCAGGATAAGAAATTGAAATGTGTAAGAAATAAAATTCGTGCTAAGGTCTGCTAGTCTTTCAATAAGGATTTGGTGGGTTGGGTTCTATTTATCTAATTCAAacgattcatatatatatttggatttaacTTTTGCTCAtacttttgggaaaaaaaaaccaccctttttatcaataaaaaccaaatttttatgaaaataacaaataagagCTTGCAATTAATTTCATTAACCTGGAAATAAAAATGCCACTTCTTTTGGTTGACGTTTTCCCTAAAAAATGTTAGTGAAGGTGGaacattttactttttatttttctttgaattttaaaaatagtcaTTAGTGATTGGAACTTTCTCATTGGTAAAGGTTGAACTTTTCAATTTCCCactctctcttcccttcccaTCCATATTTTCGACATTACTGACTCTTTCTTTGTGCCAGTAAAGGTGTCATCTTGTtttttgagaagagaaacctctccttttctctctaccatctctttctcccttcctcttatatatatacatatataatatttgtttatttaaaaacaaaactccaacattttttttgtcaagtcAAATTGACAGCTGATTGATCTATTCCATCTCTAGATGCTGTATTTTTTTGgttacttttattattttttagatttttctctctcccttacCTAGCCTCCGTCCTTCCCTCTTGGAGCATCCCCACCACCGGCGGGCCGCTGGCATCGATCGGGGGATGCCGTCGGCAGCATCCTTTTGTTTGGGATAGTGatgagagggagggagaagatGCATGGAATAATCCACCCATCTAAAGTCACACGAAAGAAAGAGGGATTTAGAGAAGAGAGGGAGGTGGCTGCCAGCATCGGGGAAAGGCGCCCCGGCAACCGCTGGTGCTAGCGGATGGGAGGGAGGGTGAGGGAAGGGGAACTCACCAAAAGGAGAGGGAAGAGTCGAGCGAGAAAGAGGATCAGGGAGAGagattatgaaaaataataaaaaaaaaaatacacatcTGAACCATCCAATCTAAAGATCGGATGGCTCAAATCAGCTGCCAATTTGACAAAGAAATGCTTgttatatatagagagagagacaaaaaaaaaagaggaaaattaaATGATGACTAGCTATCTCAAAATCACTCGGTCATCTAACCAAGGTTATCCTATCCATAATGATGCACATATAATTATTTATGTGCAGCTcgataaatttgaaaaattgaagaaacaacGTAACAAATAAGTTGGTGATCACTTTTATGTTTGCacattattttttgtattaattctATTAGCTTAGTTCTTTAAAAGTTAAGTACGTTTATgtttgataaattaaattgtatCAATTTCGAAGTTTGATATGCAGTTTTGACATGTAAAGTTTTCCGTAATTTTGCTTTACTTTTGTTGAAACAATCAACAATATTGCGATGGCAAAGTCACCATGTtagtgatttcaattttctttgttaCTGATCGATGATACAACGATGGAGAAAGTCATCCGTACGCAAAATGGATGTCAGTAAGGCTTTTCTCTATTGGTGCAAAGGCGTAAAGCTTTGTTATCTGATGACAAAATCCCGTGTGAGCAAAAAGTTTAGGTTTTCAGTGGCGTTTGCCTTGCATCACGAATGTTCGCTCTATCTTCACTGACATTCTGAcgcttattttccttttaagttaaaagaaaaagaaatttcctCCATGATCTTATTTGCcgatttttatataaaaaaaaagtgcgGCTTTTTAAACAAGAAAGTAGTCTTCCTTCtgaaatattgaaagaatgacaagtggaaaatgaaaatttctctttgggaaaaaaaaacttgtgctTTCATTTAGTTAGCTAATTGTTCATGATCTTTAATAGCTGTTGACATCTTACACAATTGACCAAGCATGCAAGGCTGATTCACAGAAAGAAAAATGCGTACTTAGTAGAGCAGCGCATCtgaaaataatttagaaaaaacaaagaggatTCGCAACCTGCTGTTGTGACTACAGATTGAAATTTAATgtaaagggaagaagaagggaagggactTACTGCATCTTGTCTTTGTCGTGCAATGGACAAAAACTAGACTTTGGTATCCTTCTCTATCATCGTACCGCAGAAGCAAGAGTTTGGGAACACATTGAAAGTTTGGGAACACGTTGAACAAGTGGGCAATCCTCACTCCATCCTTCTTCAGCCTCCTAATGAACTCAGGAGTCATCTCAGTGAAGAGGTTCATCAACTGATGAATGCCTTGAGGCACTGGTTCCAGCTTCAAGCATCCATGGATCCCAAGCGTCTTGATGTTTTGCATCGAGCCTTCCTCAAATATCACCGTTTCAAGAGATCCTAAACTCAAGAGGAACAAGAAGACCAGCTTAGGAAACCCCCTTGGCTTCACATCCTAATTGACGTCCTTCGTAAGAGGCAGAAAGGTTAAGAAATTGCATATTAGGCAACAACGAAAGAAATGGGAATGGATCATCTCGCAACTAGACTTGAATAAAGTTAACAATGAGAGGTTGTTGAGGGATCCACGGAGAGGTTGCATCCTTTCCAATTGACTGTACAAGCACAGGAGTCTCAATTGAGGTAGAGGAGTAAGAATAGCGGATGAACTCAAGCGTCTCAGACAATGAATCAATAGACTGTAGAGGTCGTTCTTCTCTTGGATAGACGCACGAAGTTCACAGACGTCGTCCTTGCAAATTTGATATATCGCTAGCCATTTGAGGCCGGTCAAGTTCTCCAAATCTGTGAGCGTTTCTCTCTTGTTACCTGTCAAGGCAAACAGCGTTTGGAGGTAGCTTAAGTTCCCCAACCCACTAGATAGTTGTTTTGACATGTGCTCCTTGTAAGTTATTCAGTCATACAAACGGCGCAAATTCATCATCTTTTGAATCCCGTTGGTTAATACTTCAACTGGAGTCCGCCGTATGTCAAAAGTCTACAGGCGACGAGCTTGTAAAAGGTCTTTGACAGTCTCCGGACCATGGTTCCTCTTCAATTCAGGTACCTTAAATGCAGCAGCTTCCCAACCCTGCTTGGAAGCTCCTGAATTTTAGCTCCTTGCATATCTAGAACTCTCACTAGTTTTAAACTGGTCAGCATCCTCACCAGACAAGGTTGTATGATAGtgccaaaaaaaacaaagagtgaATGCAAGCCGTATGCCAAGAGACTGCAGGTAGATTAGCTTCGAAAATGTCTTCGGGAGTTTCCGGACCATGGTTCCTCTTAAATTCAAGTACTTCAAATACAGCAGATCACCAATATTGCGTGTAAGCTCTTGAGTTTTAGCCCCTTGTATAACTAGAACTCTCACTAATTTTAAACTTGACAGCATCCTCACCAGACAAGGTTATGCGATAGTGTCATAAGAAACAAAGAGTGAATGCAAGCGTTGCAAATCTACTGTACTTGGTGGAGCTTCTGCTTGCTTAGAATAGACAAATGTTGAGATCTTCCCCTGGTATTTGtggtttctctttctaaaatcgtGCAAAAATCTTAACCCTCTGGCTGATTGATTGCAAGTTCCCTTACCGGATCATGAAGTGAACATCTACTTACTCCGCCATCATGGTTGGTCTTCACAACTGGTAACATGTCCCCGCTAATTAGTTCTTGAATAGGGAGACCCTTACTTTTGTAAGCCCCTCTGCGATCCATAGACTGATCAgcctttccttttcaatttgaTAAACTTCAGTAAAGACACTACAATAGAGGAAGTATGGTTTAAGATAAGGAGACAATTCCTTGCAGCTCAGATTATCTAAAGTCTTTTTCCACACCAGCTTCGTCCTTTGCTTGGTAGACATTAGTTTTCCTAGAGATACAATTGCAAGTGGTGACACCTGTTTTGTCAACTAGATTTTTGCACAGTTCTGTCAGCTCGTGAGGACAAGCTTTGTGATCACGTATCCATCTGAATGCATTTCTACATAATAGTGTTCAATTGCAGCTTTTGCAGGTAAAGGATTCACTTGGCGCAGAAAGCATGTGAGCCCATCTGCTTCCAGTGGGAAAGATATGCCTTGAATTCGAGTTGTTATCACGATTATGATTCCTTTAAGATTCCTAGGCAGCAATGTGTCCCATGCATTTCTTCTCCAAACGTCATCCAGCACGATTATGAACCATTTCTTTCGTAGGTAGTTGAAAAGTTTTTCTCCAAGCTCGTTTGTCAAACTCTCTCACATGGTCTACCCCCaatctcctttctctctttaaaGAAACCTTTTTGACATACGTCTTAGAATATCAATTGGACGaaagataaggaaaaaaaaacccgCGCAAAACAATCGAAGTGTTTTTTCACATGAACCACCAATGCCTACCACTAGGACTGACCTCTCCGCTTCTTGTCTTTTGTCGGTTGTTTCAttacaatttttatttcttcatcaaaaCCCATGGTATCAACTTCTTCTGTAAAAGGCACTTCTCGTGCCTGTTGACCATCATGCTGCCTTGCTGCAATAGTGTACTAGAACTTGTGGCTTCAACGGTCCTATGGAAATGGtacatttcttcttcttgagaTGTCATTGATCCTTTTGCTGATCGTTTGTATCTCGCTCGCAAGGTTGTTACGAGTTTGTGAATACGTTAGGAAAGGTGCTTGGCATTTCAGGAAGGTGCATACCACATGCGAATCTCAATCTCAATCTGTGTTTGCCTGAAGCAGAGTCAACACCCTTCTTTGACAAAAGGGGAATACCTGTTCTTCGGACACCGAGCTTTACTGATCTAGAACGCGGCACTTGAGCAGGAAGACATTTTTTGTACCCCTTCCCTGTTTCCCCGCAATCAAATAACCAGGATTTGCAAATGACATCCTTCTGCTAGAGAAGGATAAAACGGACATGTTCATCCAGATGAATGATGCATTTCTATCTTGCCAAAAGAAATAATGCAAACAGTCGCGGAACAGATGTTTGTCCAAGTAACTAAAGTTAGATCAATGATTTATAGAGCCGCACAATGATCTGGTCTTCATATCGACTAATTTTTAAAGCTGAATATGTGGCTTTCCCATGTTGGTTTGCACAGAGAGATTGGTAAGTTTCAGAGCAAACTTTGGTCTGTTAAAAGAGTAAATTACCACGCCTATGCAAGGATATCACTGTGGCACGAATAATGTAATTACCCTTTTGAGTGAATGGCTATCGCTTGTTCATGGACGAATCGCTATTCTTACAGAGTAAATGATGACCCTTTTACGCTTCACAAGAATTTCTTATGCAGAGACAGTTCTATGCCTCATGCCAGAAGCTGTTAAGGAAATCGGACACGGCCAATTTCCAATTCGTCTTTCATATATTCCTGATACCATCAGGCTGTTCACCCTTCCATCTCGGAGTGAACGCAGCCACCAAACAAACAGAAACCAAGTGATGAATGGAGGCACTCGATTAGCGAAGGGCACGAAAGAGGAAGCATAGGAGGACCTACCTTCAGGAAACGCTCTTGGCGTTCTGCAGAAAGGCTGCGGAGCAGAGGACGGCAGCGACCAGCACGAATACCCACAAACAAACGAACAAGGAAATGCCGGCGACCATGATGTCGGCTGCAGATTGCAAAGCAGACCCACCCAACATCTTTACCCTTCACACAGGAAGAGAGCTGAGTTCGTGCGGTGATCTTCGATCCGTGTTTGGCCCTAAAGGTGTCATGCCCTAAGGAGCTCGTGAGGTGTCATGTTGAGCAGCTTAATATTGAGATTTGTCAGAAAAAAATGGAACGAGACGAACAGCTGAAACAACACGTCCGCCTTAAGAATTTCACAAGTACCCGCAAGGAAATTACTATTCCAAGTAACTGGTTAACGTTTTAAACTACGTTTCGAACAGCCTCTTTTGGTTACCACCCTTAAATAAAGTTATcactttaaataaaataaaatggcCAAAATGCTCTTCATATCCTGTTCCTAAATCAAAGCATCTTTTAGCGGATAAGTGCCTCAGGTGctcaatgataaaaaaacagCACAATGACACcttctttttatgaaaaaattcgCATGCTAAAGTTTTTTGGAACTCCTATAATTACATTACTATTATTAGTGGTGTTGGTTGCATGAAGGGGTAGGCCtcatctcaaattttttttttaatttatatataaattttaaaaaattttacttattttataaaaaaaaattaaaaataatattttggtcatATACCTTGTTTGTGCATGGCTCCGTCCCTCTGTTACCACCAACGGATTCAGAACCTTATTTTATTGCAGTACAAATGAATTGAGATTCCTTTCCAGTGCAAGACTCCAAGCGACCACAAGAAGCCCAAGCTCCCGCATTCTCCCCTAACAGCATCCAAAACAACCTAGCTTCCGTCCAACCTGCTGCCCAACAAAGAACCCTACTGTTAGTCCTAACTTATCCCTGCCGATCGAAGCCTTCTTTCTGCGTCGTTCCAGAGATATTAGCGTCGAATTAGTTTCTCTAATCCCTCCTCTGGT
Proteins encoded in this region:
- the LOC116251245 gene encoding uncharacterized protein LOC116251245, whose product is MLGGSALQSAADIMVAGISLFVCLWVFVLVAAVLCSAAFLQNAKSVS